The stretch of DNA ATATTATTGGGACACATATTCAGGTGAACTGTAATTTTACTTCATTATCTACTTTGTAACTTCGTACTACATACCAACGTAAATGTGTATATACATCAATGTCACCGCAGTGTAATTATATTCTCCCAGTATGTCAGTGTTGTTGAGACAAGCCTAGTCAGTTTAGATATGGTCACGGCGTCAGTTCTGTCGCCTCTGCACTTTCATTTTGAACCTTGAACGGTGAAGCTAGATCAGATGAATTCAAGCGGCATTTGGAGGCATTCCCTTGATTTCAAGGAGACTGTACTTTGAAATCACGTGAAGTGAATTGCCGAATAAAGATTCACTCAGACTCATTGCTGTTGACTTGCATTAACGGTTTCGTTAGTCCAACTTGTCTCTCGTTCTTCACCATTCATAATCAGATTCTATTTACGAGATTGATATACAGGATACTCCATACATTCATATCAACATGGACGGCCTTGCCGCTGACCGCCACATTCTTGACTGGGacgaaacagatgttcataATTGGCTGTCAAGCCTCGGCTATCGTCAGTACGAAAGTCAAATTCGAGGTACATGTTTCTTAGCATTCTTTACATGTATGATATCTTCTTATCACAAAACCTCAGAACATAAAATACAAGGAGATTCACTGTGCGAGCTGGACTCGGATGGACTCAAGTCATTAGGCATTACGACCATCGGCCAACGACTCGCGATACTGAAAGCTATTTATCAAGTTAAACTCGCACAGAATGTGCCAATCCAAGAGCATCACTATGTCCCCCCATGTAAGCCGTTTATTTCTGGACCTGTATCTCAGTCAAGCCATGGTTGACCATACTCAAAGCTGAAGCTCCCGAGCGCGTGGAAAACATAAATGTCGAGAAGCTGCATTCCATTGTGAAGGACCAAGGTGAAACTCGCTATTTAATATATCTTCAATCTATCTTATGAAGTATTGATTTGATAGCTCAACGGCTGCGAACACTGGAGGAGGAAAATCGGAGCTTGTCCACTGCCTTAAAGACGTTCGTGGATGAGTTCAACACAATACGTGCATCATCGGGGCGGCCTGTATGTCCTCTATCAAATGTTTCTTGACTTTCAGTCTCACATCTTTAGGACGATCAACCCGTCATTCGGAGGCAACCTTCCTTTAAATGGGCTAAATCTCCGACTAAAGATACGCACATAGAATCGCCTCATCCATCACCTCAACGGGTTGAACACGACATTTCGTCGTATTCAAGAAATGCCGGACCATCGACCTTGCCACAACCTCCAGCGGAGAAGGCACGAACACCCCCTCCTCAGCCTGATGCTACTGTTTCTGGGTCCCTCAAGCCGTCAAAGCAAGAGAGCTCGGATAACCTCAAGAGCTTCAAAGTTAGCTTAGAAGATCCGACGTGGAAAGTCCTTCCCGCGGCTCTCAAGAAATATCGTATCAACAATGATAATTGGCAAAGTTATGCGATGTTCATCTGCTATGGCCCATCTGGTACGGCACCATGTCACCTTCATGCCTCTGCATCCACTTACCATCGTAATCAGGTAACCGCATAGAACGCTGTTTAAGCTACGATGAGAAACCGCTTTTGCTATTCCAAAAGCTTAAGGATGCGAAGAAAAACCCAGTTTTCATGCTGAAACACATCAAGGATATCCGCTCACCCATTGCGGTTGCACAACAGAAACATGCTGCTCGTAAAGCTTCCTCCGTAATATCGCAAGAATCTACGGTCACGGGTGCAACTCATGGACACCAAAAAGCCCCTTCACAATCACGCACCACACACCGACCTCCGAAATTAGAAGTTCAAGATCTATCTGCAACTACCCCAGCACCTTCGACAGGGCTAAGTCCACAGCCCGGGTGGCCGGAGGCCAGTATGCTTTCTCCTGCAGCTGATGGTTCCCGACAGGAAGAAATGCCTGCATCTGCCACCATTCACACGTCACACTTTTCTAATTTTTCAACCAATTCAACAATGAGTGCATCAAGTGGTTCTACGATGGTCGGTTCGAGTCAAACTGGAAATGGACGAGATTCGACCAAGCCAAATCAAGAGACCACGAGCAGCGCACGAGAAATGCCACCAGCCTCTTCTAGTGGAGTTTCGTATGCCGTTGCTATTTACCCTTATATGGCTGAACAAGATGACGAGTTCGATGTCGTCGTGTAAGTTTGAATTTCTTCTATCATCACACCTCTATTCACATCACCATAGTGGCGACACCTTTGTTATACTCTCTCGCGCCCGGGGTTGGTGGGTGGTTCAACGGGATCCAACCGGGTCAGGCATTGTCGAAACCGATATTGTTAAACAGGGCTGGGTTCCAGCTGGATGTCTTTTGGAAACAAATGTCCCAGTTGCCTCAGCCATCGCCGAGGCCACCGCTGCAAAGAGTGGCTCTTCTTCAGGGTCACCTCCGGGAACGCCTGTCTCAAAAACTCCGATTTTACCCTTGAGCATCATTTCAACGAGTTTCCCTGGAATAGCTTTGATGGActacaagaagaaaggcGATGAAGAGTTGGACCTTGTCAAGGATGATGCTCTGAGGGTGTTCAAGCGATACAATCATTGGTCATACGTAAGATTACCTGATTATATTCTAAAGCGCTTCATCTTTGCTCATTGATATCCATAGGCTGTAAAAGAGGTCGGCGGAGATCGCGGATGGGTTCCAGTAAGCACGAAATACTGCATCTATTTAATTCTGCTTTTTTGACCATATCTTAGTCATGGTTTATTGGCAAGGTTTCAGCATCTGGAGCCATGTCTGGTACACCAACTCCTGGTGCGCCAACACCTTCGAATATCGAAGATGGTGCAACACAAGTATCACCAATGTCATCAGCTTTCCCCCCAGTGCAATCACGGAACACGCCAATAGTCGTATAGACAAACCCTTTTATCATCAGTTTCCGAATCTATCCAAAATCATTAATCGCGCCCACACCCACAGGAATGTTTTACACATCAACTTCATTAGTATATTTATGATCATCTTTGCACTCTTTTACCCATGCACCGTTCACTTGTATTCAATCACGATATACCTGACGCCTAGTTTTATTCCCGTAAATCTACATCTCCAACTTTGAGAGGCGGAGAATCCACATCGTACCCGCAAATACGCGTGTATTCTTGTTTGTAGTGTGCCGACATCTTGTTCATTCCTTACTCATTACTTTTCTCAGCGCGCTGGAAGGCTGTGTTCTCTTTTCTTAATGTAGATTATGTACTGacattttttgctttctttggCGGACAGGATGTGTATTATATTGACATCAGATCATTGAAATCCGTTATCCATTCATGCTTTCGATAACTTTGCGCAGTAAGTCTGCTCCTGAAACTGATCTATGGATGCAATTATGTATTGGTCGCAGTGTATCGGATTTCATCGGCTTCATTTTGATTATAATAATCCATTCTATCTGCCATGCCCTCAAATATGGAACCTCCTGTATTTGTTTATTTCTACTCTTAGCTTTTGTAGCATGCCAAACTGTATTACCCACATGCTTTGGGTACCTCAAATAGGCTCGAATATCCCATATCTAGAATCCAAGGATACTATAGAAACGACATCGCTCATCGTTGTCTGTCCAGTATCACAGAATTCAATGTAGCTAGTTAGTTAATTTGAAAGGTATGCATCATCATTGAATGAAATCGTGAAATGACATGCAAGGCGAAAACAGTCTTTATTGCCGACAACTGAGGGTGGAATGATGATGGAAATACAGGAGATTGCTACAACATATGCCAGTACTATTCCTAAAACATAGAGAGTAATACGACATAATATCACTCAATAACACATGGATTTGTCTACTAACTACGTGAACTCAATAGTAATGTACAGATTTGAGgtttgaagaaagaaaaaaaagggaaattcgccaaaattcaaaaaagTGATCGAAtgaaaaggcaaagaaaaaggtAAACATGTGGTCAATCAAAACcgaaatgaaaaaaacgtGGAGAGAtaacaaaaaatgaaaacCACCTAGTGCCACCATCTTTTCTTGCGTTGTCTATCTTCGTGTGATCGCGGGTCAGCACCTACGAAGTGAGATGGTTAGCTAACTTCCTCATGTTATTCATATTATCATTGATGAAAGGGCTCAACTGGTGCTAGAAGGAGATTGATAATCTGTGGGTCCAGAGGGCCGGTTTGTGAAATGCAGACTATGCACAAACGCTAAAAATCACGTACATTTCTCAGAACTCCTCCGCTTCCGTCCAAGGTTGTTATTGATTATAGGCGTTGCTATACGACATAAGCAACTTAAGCATGACAATAAATGTTTCATCAGCAGATCCTTACGTGTGGAATGGCGCGAGTagggaggtggaggcggaggcggagaagCCCCATAAGCCATTCCTGAGGGGTTCACCATTGGTTGTGGGTGCACAGTATCTGGAGGAAGATACAGGGGTGCCGGTTGGTCCGAAATCCGCCTGCTCTTTGAAGTGTTTGTAGGAGCGGGAAGAGGGGGAATATGTCCTGCAGGGTGCTGTTCTACCCCGTTGATAGTGCGGACCTCGCGCCCGTCAGGTAAGGTCCGAAGAATATGTTCATTTCCCTTTGCGCGAAACAATACCCTTTTAGTCAATGAGAGAAGTCACACTGGAAATTACTCACATTGGAGTCAACACGTTTACGGATCGTTTGAGTGACACCGTTCACAGTAGATGTCATAAAACTTTCTGATACCCATTTTCCGCGGTTGTTGTTGAATGCAGAGGATTCAATCGCCGGAGCAGTGGGAATAGGCGGCATAAAACCAAACCTAGGGAAACCTGACATGCTGAAAGGATCCCGATCGATATTGTCCATGAAGGATTCGATCTCCGCTTGCATTCGGTGCATATGGGCAAACGGATCCATTGCTGGAGAGAATGAAGGGTGTCGATGGCGAGAGGGCCCACCGAAGAAAGGATCGCCTTCAAAGATTGAATTAAACAACTCGAATGGATCTGTGAACTCGAATGCAGAGAATGgagaatgatgatgaggGAAAAAAGGATCGGGAAAGCTGTTGTTCCTAGAAGGGCGACGACTTCCAGAGAATGACCTAGAGCCTTGTCTATGGGTGGGGTGTATTTCCTCCGCTTCGGGGGGTGGCCAGACACCATGGATGTCGTATTCCTAACAGAGGGCAACAGTTAATGaaacagaagaagacatctgTCTGATATAATGCACTAACGGCTCGTTTCTTAGGATCGCTGAGGACCTCATATGCATTGTTGACCTGTGGAGTCACGGGTAAGCAATGTCTGTAAGTAAGTGATGATTCAAATGAAACAGCGCCATACCCTCCTAAACTTCTCCTCTGAGGAAGTTTTATCAGCGGGAGTTGCATTTGGAGGTAGCCTGTCTGGATGAGTTTGCAACGCTCTTTTCTTGTAAGCTTTCCGGACTGAAGTGAGAGAAGAGGGGCCTCATTAGTGATAACAGATGATATGAGAGAATACAAATAACAAACGTACTTTGTTCCGGAGAGGCATCCTTTGAGATTCCCAGTTCTTCGTAGAGGCCAGACATTATAGAAATACAGAAGataaaaggaaagaaagtaCAAGGATGTCGATGGGACAGTCGACCTTTTAtaaggaatgttctggaggCATGCGCCACACACGAAGTCGGAATCCGGATGGAGTAACCGTCTCATTACAGTGCATCACGTGCACATTTTTTCAAGTTGGGCCGACTCGCTCAGAGTGCTTTCACCTTAATTCTTCCCTCCATGATTCTACAAGAGTCAATTCTTTGCGCCACTGCTCCTCCAACATCCGGTGCTGGTTCTGGTTCCATTTTTTTGCATGATATTCAAACAGGTGCAACACTTGCGTCGTTCAAGCAGACCAATGCCGGCCCGCATTCTCTGGCAGTGCTCGAATCAAACAGCACGCAGGGCGGGATAATGCTTGCATCCCAGCCCGATAAATCTATATTGAATGTATACAACTTCCAAAAGGTGAGGCATTTTCATCAATTCTACCTAGAGCTTAGTTAATGATTGAACTAGGACCAAATTAGTCTTAAAATCGTGCTCCCTGAGAAGCTGACCGCCATTGCCCTCGATCGACGAGGCGATCTATGTGCAGGTGGAACTGCTACAGGCAGAGTATACTTATGGGAGGTTTGTTCGTTCCCTATCACTGTAATTGGTCTGAAAATTTAGTCAATATTTCAGACGTCATCGGGTGTCCTCTTCAATTCATGGGACGCGCACTACAGACAAGTCAACGTACTTCGTTTTACAAACGATGGTGCTGCTCTGATTTCTGGAAGCGATGACTCAGGAGTGAGCGTCTGGTCCGTATCCAGGTCAATATGACCTCGCGTTCCTCCTTTGCCGCTAACTGATACATGGTATTCAGATTAGTTGATGAGGACATGCAGAGAGAGCTCGCGGTGCCTTACTGTACCCTTTCCGATCATACACTTCCTGTCACAGATATTATATGCGGCATCGGTCTCTTTCCCGATTGTCGCGTTTTAACATCCTCAATTGACCATTCCGTCAAGGTCCGTAAATTATTTCTGCTGTCATTGTCAGTTTCTGAATCAGTGGTTTCTTAGTTGTGGGACCTTTCTACCAGATCGCTTTTAACAACCTTCCAATTTCCTCGACCGATCTCATATCTCGCGTGGGATGTCACAGAACGATTATTTTTCGCAGCATCTTCCGATGGTTCAGTTCACCAAATGAATCTATTTTATGAACGAGAATCCAAATTGAGCGGTGTTGTTACAGAAGCTATAGGAGGCGCGGGCGTAACGGACATCATAcgtgttgatgatgatgtagATCGCGAAGCAAGACGAAAGAGGTTAATAAATTTAGGGTGCGTCACAATCCCGCTATGGTCTCAAAATTAAATTCCAACAACGAAGTTCAGGCAAGCGATAACGAGCATGTGTATTTCCTTAACATCCGCTATCCTCCTTGTTGGCACCTCAGAAGGTTTAATCCACTTGTACGATGTACCATCGCATCAGCTGCTTCGCACGATATCGACACATAAAGGGATGTCGATAGCCTACCTTTCGACAATGATCAAGCCTCCTGATTTAATTGGCCATACCAATCTGGAGTTCGGGCCTGGAAATAGCACCGATACAAAGGACTTCTTACCCGTCAAGCCAATCATGCCATTCCAAAGAATGCGCGACCCCAAAACTCGCGAGGCCCATGAAATATCTTTGATCCTGCCAAGTACCCGCAATGTAAGAATATCATGTTAAGCTTCTAGTTTCCGCACTCGCTTATTTGCGTTATCAGGGATATCGAGACGAGTTCTCATCGTATAGCCAGGAAGAATTTTTGCGAGACTACTCCTATTTCGTCGAACCCTCGTCGATATCCAAGGCCGGAACTTCAGATTCTCTTGCTCTCAAGACCAAGGTGGAAGAACTAGAATCTGAGGTAGAGAAGCTACGTTCACAGCTCAGTAAAGCCAAGGGTGTGAATGACGCCATGTGGGATACTGTTGTTAACAAAATAGTCAGTCAGCCCAAGGGTTCGGCGCTATCGCACACAGAAGGCACTGAAAACCCCGACGAAAGGCGAAGAAAACGAGGGCGTGCTATGTAGGGTGACCCCTAGAACTCAGTCAAAAGTATAGTGAGTTCGTATCAACGATGATTTGAAACCCAATACCGTTCTAACTAGACGCTAGAATTGCATTATTGTCTACCTTGTTGTAGATTATGGTTTCGATATAATAAAACATCTCATCGCCAATATCTTTCTCGAGGCGATTTTTAACTATTAGCTAACGGAAACCCCAAACTAAACACCTATTTTTCTGTCGTCTACCCTAGATCTATGATGTCAAAACCAAAATGGTTGCGCATGAATTCGGAAGGAAAGTGATTGACCACATGCACTCTAAGGAGCCAGTCGGTTCATTGTGATTAAACTTGACGGTACGCACAAATCTCTTGGCCATCTGGTTCTTTCTCCGCGATGCGGAAGGCGGTAATATGTGTCACATTCACTAATTTAGTTTCAAGTTTTAGTTTGGACCAAATTTGCCATACAGCCCTTCGGATAACTATACTGGACCATGCAGTAACCCGAAATACTAGGCTAGTAAATATTCAAAGTGCAGGTTCGGTCTTCCTCTGTCTTTGTCCAGTAGAGTTATCTTGATGAATATCTTTCTTTGAACCTCGCCATTCTCCCTTTCTACGAGGCGTTTAGGCGGCACTTCGGTAAAAATAATCATTTACTCCAAGCTCGCGGCGGCAGGCTATACATTTTATATCTTCCGGTTGGTATCCAAATCGATGCCAAAGGGATGTGTATCTGCAAACGACATGTCTTGGCTACCTCGATGTATCCTTCGATCGTTTATGAACCTGCGATGATTTTGCGGGGTATATGTACGCTGAAGTATTTATACTGAGGCATTTGCAAGGCAAAAGCTTCAGACTGAGTCGCCTACGAAACATGCAGATCCAGAAACTCTTGATCCTGACGTCTTTTGTCGCTACAGCTTTGGCTCATACCCGGGTTTGGGGTGTTTGGGTTAATGGCATTGACCAAGGAAATGGAGTTGACCAATATGTTCGCTCACCGCCAACCAATAACCCTCTTAAGGACCTGAATCAGGGCAACATTGCTTGCAATGTCAACAACCGCGGTGactaacttttttttttgacccGACTATCTCTCAACCTGTGTCACAGTCGTTTCTCGCACCATCAATGTCAAGGCTGGAGACAGGGTCACTTTTGAGTGGTTCCACGATAGGTAGGAATCAACATCAGTCATTGTGCAGATCTCATTGGAGATGCCACCTTTTAGCCGTCAGGATGATATTATTGCTAGTTCTCACAAGGGACCAGGTTCGTACCAGTGTTTCGACTTCAGAGTAGCAATGTTTGCTGAGCAGTCCTTGAAATCAAGTTCTTGTCTATATTGCGCCTGCCTCTTCCAATGGCAATGGAAATGTTTGGACCAAACTCTTCCACGACGGTTACAGCAATGGACAATGGGCTGTTGACCGTCTCCTCAATGCACGGGGAAAGCACAGCATCACCATCCCCAATATCCCTGCTGGTGattatcttcttcgtcgtacGTAGGCTCTTTTCGCCAGAGTACAAGTTCGCCAGCTAAAATAAACTTAGCTGAGATCATCGCTCTTCACGAGGCCAATGTTCCTTATAGCGCCAACGCTTTTCGTGGCGCGCAACTTTACATGAACTGTGTTCAGATTAGGGTCACTTCCAATGGAGGATCCAGTCTTCCGGGGGACTCTCAATTCCCTGGTATGAAATCGTCCATCAGACCATAGTACAACAGCATTGGTTTTGACGCTGTTGACCGTTTAGGCACTTATAACTACGACACTCCCGGAATTGTGTGGAATTTGTACGACAAGACTCTTGACCACAACAACTACCAAATCCCAGGACCTGGCGTTTGGACCGGCTCTTCAGGAGGAGGTTACAACTAATCTCTTCTTAAATGTACTACATAGTAGCTTTTTGGAAAGAATGAAGTTGAAATCTCGGCCGTCACAAGATTAGATATAGTTTGAAGcattattttattttattttttgcaaGTTCAATCCGACCATTAGCCATGTATGATGATGGTCTCGGTGTGGAGGCCTTTTGTTGAAGTTGTGGGGTCTGGACTGTTGAGCCGGACCCCGGTAAACATGGGATCAAAAATAGCCGTGCAATCACCCACGGGGATGCGGAATGGATGCGGGGTATGAGAATGTGAAAGATGCCGGAGGAAGTCTGGAAGACATACGCATCCTTCTTGTTCTCTAACTACCAACGATCTACACACATCTTTGTCCAACTGAGCTCAATTTTGAAAAATGGTTGGTGATGTGATTTGCCCTCTTAACAGATTGAATTATGATTGCTGAGCCGTGTCGTGTATCTGTAGTCTGCATACCCCGCTTACACTATGGGAGGACTTTGCATCGTGGGTGGTGTGACTGGATTTGCTAGGACACGTTCCATACCATCGTTGGTTGCTGGTGTTGGGTAGGTTTCCCTCCTTGAACGTCTCTACTAGTACCATCTAATATAATGCCTGCCAGTGTTGGCCTGTTGTACCTTTGGAGTGCTGATAGCATACGCAAGGGAACACCCAACGGTCTCGAGGGTGCTCTGGGTAAGTTGAGAACAATGACTGTTCCGTCTGCGCATGCTTATTATTTAATGCATTATGTTTAGGAGCGTCGGCACTGCTATTCCTATCATCACTTCCTCGATTCGCCAAAGGCCCTGTTCCCGCAATTCTGACACTCACTTCAGCAGGCACTGGCCTCTATTATGGAAACACTGTTTACAACCTCAGAAACCACTAGCTATCTACGAATATCACTTACAATATCAAACCTTTTGGGTATTTTCTGAACATGATGCTTGGGATCGGTTGAACTTGGACGACGGCAAATTGTCACTACAACCATTTCTCTCTGGTATGAAGCACATTACGATGAGCAATGAATTAGTACTCGGGTCAGCATTGAAGCCTAGGCAACGCCCAGTCACCGTACTCAGGTTGTTCCAGAACGGTGTTCGAGTATGGCTTACCATTAGGTGTGTGATGGCAAGAGAGACCGCATGTATTTCTGAGATTACTCAGTAGCTCAACACTGTAGAGGTACGTACAGAGGGGATGCGTGTATTCAGAGACACGATCGGCACCAGAAGCAAGTCTATTTTTAGCTGCCTGCGCGTCATATCCCCACCGGAGGCATATCCAGCAAACAAGTTTGGGATTTGGAATCTAATTAGCGTGATCCCAGACATCACATAAAATGAATAATATACGTCTTCCTTGGTTTGCTGTCAATATTCACCGTTCATTCATCCGCAATAATCCGCAATGCACAACAAAATTGCAGAGAATCTTTTTGGAACAATCGGTATACTTTCTTGCAAATACCTTCAGCAATATGACGGTCCCTAATGATCCCATTTAGGAACGATATGTTGGACTGCCCAACTAATTCCTCAGGTTTGGAAAAGCTATCGAACTAAATCTACTAAAGGGTTGTCCCATTGGCTCATGTAAGCTCCTACACCTCGATGACACTGGCATATTCCCTGTTCACACATCTTTCTTCAAACAGGCTGCTTTGGG from Psilocybe cubensis strain MGC-MH-2018 chromosome 7, whole genome shotgun sequence encodes:
- a CDS encoding DnaJ-like protein subfamily B member 8 (DnaJ homolog subfamily B member 8): MSGLYEELGISKDASPEQIRKAYKKRALQTHPDRLPPNATPADKTSSEEKFRRVNNAYEVLSDPKKRAEYDIHGVWPPPEAEEIHPTHRQGSRSFSGSRRPSRNNSFPDPFFPHHHSPFSAFEFTDPFELFNSIFEGDPFFGGPSRHRHPSFSPAMDPFAHMHRMQAEIESFMDNIDRDPFSMSGFPRFGFMPPIPTAPAIESSAFNNNRGKWVSESFMTSTVNGVTQTIRKRVDSNGNEHILRTLPDGREVRTINGVEQHPAGHIPPLPAPTNTSKSRRISDQPAPLYLPPDTVHPQPMVNPSGMAYGASPPPPPPPYSRHSTPTPIINNNLGRKRRSSEKCADPRSHEDRQRKKRWWH
- a CDS encoding putative endo-beta-1,4-glucanase D translates to MQIQKLLILTSFVATALAHTRVWGVWVNGIDQGNGVDQYVRSPPTNNPLKDLNQGNIACNVNNRVVSRTINVKAGDRVTFEWFHDSRQDDIIASSHKGPVLVYIAPASSNGNGNVWTKLFHDGYSNGQWAVDRLLNARGKHSITIPNIPAGDYLLRPEIIALHEANVPYSANAFRGAQLYMNCVQIRVTSNGGSSLPGDSQFPGTYNYDTPGIVWNLYDKTLDHNNYQIPGPGVWTGSSGGGYN
- a CDS encoding Protein STE50, which encodes MDGLAADRHILDWDETDVHNWLSSLGYRQYESQIREHKIQGDSLCELDSDGLKSLGITTIGQRLAILKAIYQVKLAQNVPIQEHHYVPPSEAPERVENINVEKLHSIVKDQAQRLRTLEEENRSLSTALKTFVDEFNTIRASSGRPDDQPVIRRQPSFKWAKSPTKDTHIESPHPSPQRVEHDISSYSRNAGPSTLPQPPAEKARTPPPQPDATVSGSLKPSKQESSDNLKSFKVSLEDPTWKVLPAALKKYRINNDNWQSYAMFICYGPSGNRIERCLSYDEKPLLLFQKLKDAKKNPVFMLKHIKDIRSPIAVAQQKHAARKASSVISQESTVTGATHGHQKAPSQSRTTHRPPKLEVQDLSATTPAPSTGLSPQPGWPEASMLSPAADGSRQEEMPASATIHTSHFSNFSTNSTMSASSGSTMVGSSQTGNGRDSTKPNQETTSSAREMPPASSSGVSYAVAIYPYMAEQDDEFDVVVGDTFVILSRARGWWVVQRDPTGSGIVETDIVKQGWVPAGCLLETNVPVASAIAEATAAKSGSSSGSPPGTPVSKTPILPLSIISTSFPGIALMDYKKKGDEELDLVKDDALRVFKRYNHWSYAVKEVGGDRGWVPSWFIGKVSASGAMSGTPTPGAPTPSNIEDGATQVSPMSSAFPPVQSRNTPIVV
- a CDS encoding TMEM14 protein-like protein (TMEM14 protein homolog YJR085C), giving the protein MSAYPAYTMGGLCIVGGVTGFARTRSIPSLVAGVGVGLLYLWSADSIRKGTPNGLEGALGASALLFLSSLPRFAKGPVPAILTLTSAGTGLYYGNTVYNLRNH
- a CDS encoding Pre-rRNA-processing protein IPI3 translates to MILQESILCATAPPTSGAGSGSIFLHDIQTGATLASFKQTNAGPHSLAVLESNSTQGGIMLASQPDKSILNVYNFQKDQISLKIVLPEKLTAIALDRRGDLCAGGTATGRVYLWETSSGVLFNSWDAHYRQVNVLRFTNDGAALISGSDDSGVSVWSVSRLVDEDMQRELAVPYCTLSDHTLPVTDIICGIGLFPDCRVLTSSIDHSVKLWDLSTRSLLTTFQFPRPISYLAWDVTERLFFAASSDGSVHQMNLFYERESKLSGVVTEAIGGAGVTDIIRVDDDVDREARRKRLINLGQAITSMCISLTSAILLVGTSEGLIHLYDVPSHQLLRTISTHKGMSIAYLSTMIKPPDLIGHTNLEFGPGNSTDTKDFLPVKPIMPFQRMRDPKTREAHEISLILPSTRNGYRDEFSSYSQEEFLRDYSYFVEPSSISKAGTSDSLALKTKVEELESEVEKLRSQLSKAKGVNDAMWDTVVNKIVSQPKGSALSHTEGTENPDERRRKRGRAM